The bacterium DNA segment AGAGCGCCAGCAGGGCCCGGGCGGTGACCGCGGGGGCGTATTTCATTTCGGCGGTCCGGCGGGCGCTCTCACCCATTCTGCGGCGCAGCTCCGGGGCGGCGAGAAGGCTTTCAATTCTGTCAGCCAGAACTCGGCTGTCACCCACCGGCACAATCAGTCCCTGTTCCCCGTCCTGCACCGCGTCCGGTATCCCTCCCACCGGAGTGACCACCACCGGCAGACCGGCGGCCATGGCTTCGAGCATCGCAATTGGCACACCCTCGGCGCAGGAGGGCAGGGTGAACAGCGCCGCCCGGCTGAAAAGGCCAACCAGCCCGGCCTGGTCGACCGTTCCGAGGAACTGTATCCCCTCCACTCCGGCCCTCCGGGCCCGCTCTTTCCAGGCCTCCAGGCTGTCCCCCAGGGCGCAGTCGCCGGCGACGAGGAGCGGAGCCTCCACGCCCCGGCCGCGCAGCAGGCCGAAAGCCTCGATCAGCACATCCGCCCCTTTGCGCCGGCCTATCTCTCCGGTGAAAACCACGGCCGAGTTGGCCGCCACATCCGCCCGGACCCCGAAAAAGGCCTCGGCGGCGCAGTTGGGGACTATCTCGATACGGCTGCGGCTCAGCGAGCCAAGATAGCCGCGCCAGTACGGAGAGAGCGCGACCAGGACATCGGCCCGGTCCAGGAAATAACGGATGGCGCGCTTCAAAGGGCTGTTCTGATAGAATTCCTTGAACGAGGCGCCGTGAAGATGGAGGATGGTGAAGCGGCCGAAAAGCCGGCAGACAGTCAGAAGAAAGGTCTTTTCCCAGAAGGAGCTGAAAGACGACGAGTGTATGTGCACCGCGTCCGGACGCAGACGGGCCAGGCGGACCGACAGGCGCAGGGTCAGGCCCAGGCTCGCCGCCAGGCGCGTGACCAGGTTGCGGCGCCAGAGCGGAGCGAGGCTGTTGTCCAGGGCCACCAGGCGGAAGCGGCCGGACAGCGCCGGGCTGGCCAGCATGAAACCGACATAGCTTGCAATTCCACCCGTGAGCCGCGGCGGGACCGGACCGATGACGAGGATGGTTCTGCGGGGTTTTTCCAAGCTGCGCCGTTCCTCGCTGGGTCTGTCCAACCGGGTGTCGGAGGCTTGAACCGTGGTGATTGAAATACGGGATTATAATCGATATATTACCGGGCGGCAAGTGG contains these protein-coding regions:
- a CDS encoding glycosyltransferase family 4 protein is translated as MEKPRRTILVIGPVPPRLTGGIASYVGFMLASPALSGRFRLVALDNSLAPLWRRNLVTRLAASLGLTLRLSVRLARLRPDAVHIHSSSFSSFWEKTFLLTVCRLFGRFTILHLHGASFKEFYQNSPLKRAIRYFLDRADVLVALSPYWRGYLGSLSRSRIEIVPNCAAEAFFGVRADVAANSAVVFTGEIGRRKGADVLIEAFGLLRGRGVEAPLLVAGDCALGDSLEAWKERARRAGVEGIQFLGTVDQAGLVGLFSRAALFTLPSCAEGVPIAMLEAMAAGLPVVVTPVGGIPDAVQDGEQGLIVPVGDSRVLADRIESLLAAPELRRRMGESARRTAEMKYAPAVTARALLALYDSLPG